From a region of the Mycobacterium sp. SMC-8 genome:
- the glnX gene encoding protein kinase G-activating protein GlnX has protein sequence MTVELAHPSTEPLASRSPTAASHPRWWFLWTTPGRILTIGLVLAALVVASAFATSTTINDRQQALTTVLNHTEPLSFAAGQLYTTLSVADAAAATAFIAGAEPRAVRQRYEQAITDASVAVTRASSGLTEESLVQLLGRINARLAVYTGLVETARTNNRAGNPVGSSYLSEASALMQEKILPDAQRLYEETSARVDAETTASTRIPTPVILVVVATLLFGVFANRWLAKRTRRRVNIGFVAGGLAVLIMLMWVGTALVISTADSRSAKETAAESLKTVTTLAITAQQARADETLSLIRRGDEDLRKQSYYQRIEDMKEQLARYLARDDSIDKTDLADAATLLDRWRAADDRISAYIAVGNYQAATQVALGTGEDDSTPAFNKLDEALSKGIEQSRTQLRNEIVNARRVLSGATVGAAALSVVAAVAVALGIWPRLSEYR, from the coding sequence GTGACTGTGGAGTTGGCGCACCCCTCGACCGAGCCTCTTGCGTCGCGGTCGCCGACAGCTGCGTCTCATCCGCGGTGGTGGTTCCTGTGGACCACGCCCGGACGCATCCTGACCATCGGGCTGGTGCTCGCCGCGCTGGTCGTCGCGAGCGCGTTCGCGACCTCGACCACGATCAACGACCGCCAGCAGGCCCTGACGACGGTGCTCAACCACACCGAGCCGCTGTCGTTCGCGGCCGGGCAGCTCTACACCACGCTGTCGGTCGCCGACGCCGCGGCGGCCACCGCGTTCATCGCCGGCGCCGAGCCGCGGGCGGTGCGGCAACGCTACGAGCAGGCCATCACCGACGCGTCGGTCGCGGTGACACGGGCGTCCAGCGGCCTCACCGAGGAGTCCCTGGTCCAGTTGCTGGGCCGGATCAACGCACGGCTGGCCGTGTACACCGGGCTGGTCGAGACGGCCAGGACCAACAACCGTGCCGGAAATCCCGTCGGCTCGTCCTACCTGTCGGAGGCGTCGGCGCTGATGCAGGAGAAGATCCTGCCCGACGCGCAGCGGCTCTACGAGGAGACCTCGGCGCGGGTGGACGCCGAGACCACCGCGTCGACCCGCATCCCGACGCCGGTGATTCTGGTGGTGGTCGCGACGCTGCTGTTCGGGGTGTTCGCCAACCGGTGGCTGGCCAAGCGGACCCGCCGCCGCGTCAACATCGGTTTCGTCGCCGGCGGGCTGGCGGTGCTGATCATGTTGATGTGGGTCGGCACGGCGCTGGTGATCTCGACCGCCGACAGCCGCAGCGCCAAGGAGACCGCGGCCGAATCGCTGAAGACGGTCACCACGCTCGCGATCACCGCGCAGCAGGCGCGAGCGGACGAGACCCTGTCACTGATCCGCCGCGGTGACGAGGACCTGCGGAAGCAGTCCTACTACCAGCGCATCGAGGACATGAAGGAGCAGCTGGCGAGGTATCTGGCACGCGACGACTCGATCGACAAGACCGACCTCGCCGATGCCGCCACACTGCTGGACCGGTGGCGTGCGGCCGACGACCGGATCTCGGCCTACATCGCGGTCGGCAACTACCAGGCCGCGACGCAGGTGGCGCTGGGCACCGGCGAGGACGACTCCACGCCCGCGTTCAACAAGCTCGACGAGGCGCTGAGCAAGGGCATCGAGCAGAGCCGCACCCAGCTGCGCAACGAGATCGTCAACGCCCGCCGGGTGCTGTCCGGCGCGACCGTGGGGGCCGCCGCGCTGTCGGTCGTGGCGGCCGTGGCGGTGGCGCTGGGGATCTGGCCGAGATTGAGCGAGTACCGGTGA